The following proteins are co-located in the Carassius gibelio isolate Cgi1373 ecotype wild population from Czech Republic chromosome A21, carGib1.2-hapl.c, whole genome shotgun sequence genome:
- the LOC127941986 gene encoding CXXC-type zinc finger protein 5 isoform X2: protein MSGGQPEGSLTPKAQDTDQDQDKHSCREDSPVIERRNRSGIISEPLSKSLKRSRTLSQYTAACPQTANRLKHNGQAKSHVAKPQPAQQQPQQPSASALVPSKLDRTLEQVLEGQNGLLHFAQAAALLKRAGMEHMLLPGGMGVGEVGTVDLEGASVADSVGGLTDFPYGVGGGFPFNPGLFIMTPAGVFLADSALHMASLTEYPVQSELASAINSGKKKRKRCGMCPPCRRRINCEQCSSCRNRKTGHQICKFRKCEELKKKPSAALEVMLPTGAAFRWFQ, encoded by the coding sequence ATGTCTGGCGGACAGCCGGAGGGCAGCCTGACACCCAAGGCCCAGGACACAGACCAGGACCAGGACAAGCACAGTTGCAGGGAGGACAGCCCTGTTATCGAACGCCGCAACCGGAGCGGCATCATCAGTGAGCCCCTTAGCAAGAGCCTAAAGAGGTCTCGCACCCTCTCGCAGTACACCGCTGCATGCCCCCAGACTGCCAACAGACTGAAACACAACGGCCAGGCCAAGAGCCACGTGGCCAAGCCCCAGCCTGCCCAGCAGCAGCCGCAGCAGCCTTCCGCCTCGGCCTTGGTGCCGAGCAAGCTGGACCGAACCCTGGAGCAGGTGTTGGAGGGACAGAACGGCCTGTTGCACTTTGCCCAGGCAGCTGCACTACTTAAGCGGGCGGGCATGGAGCACATGTTGCTGCCAGGGGGAATGGGAGTGGGCGAGGTGGGCACGGTCGACCTGGAAGGAGCATCAGTGGCCGACAGTGTGGGGGGTCTCACTGATTTCCCATACGGTGTGGGTGGCGGCTTCCCCTTTAACCCTGGGTTGTTCATCATGACACCGGCCGGAGTCTTTCTCGCCGACAGTGCGCTGCACATGGCCAGCTTGACGGAGTACCCAGTGCAAAGCGAGCTGGCTTCCGCCATTAACTCCGGGAAGAAGAAAAGGAAACGCTGCGGGATGTGCCCACCTTGCCGGCGCAGGATTAACTGCGAGCAGTGCAGCAGTTGCCGGAATCGCAAGACAGGTCACCAGATCTGCAAGTTCCGCAAGTGCGAGGAGCTCAAGAAGAAACCATCTGCTGCACTAGAG
- the LOC127941986 gene encoding CXXC-type zinc finger protein 5 isoform X1, which yields MSGGQPEGSLTPKAQDTDQDQDKHSCREDSPVIERRNRSGIISEPLSKSLKRSRTLSQYTAACPQTANRLKHNGQAKSHVAKPQPAQQQPQQPSASALVPSKLDRTLEQVLEGQNGLLHFAQAAALLKRAGMEHMLLPGGMGVGEVGTVDLEGASVADSVGGLTDFPYGVGGGFPFNPGLFIMTPAGVFLADSALHMASLTEYPVQSELASAINSGKKKRKRCGMCPPCRRRINCEQCSSCRNRKTGHQICKFRKCEELKKKPSAALEKVMLPTGAAFRWFQ from the coding sequence ATGTCTGGCGGACAGCCGGAGGGCAGCCTGACACCCAAGGCCCAGGACACAGACCAGGACCAGGACAAGCACAGTTGCAGGGAGGACAGCCCTGTTATCGAACGCCGCAACCGGAGCGGCATCATCAGTGAGCCCCTTAGCAAGAGCCTAAAGAGGTCTCGCACCCTCTCGCAGTACACCGCTGCATGCCCCCAGACTGCCAACAGACTGAAACACAACGGCCAGGCCAAGAGCCACGTGGCCAAGCCCCAGCCTGCCCAGCAGCAGCCGCAGCAGCCTTCCGCCTCGGCCTTGGTGCCGAGCAAGCTGGACCGAACCCTGGAGCAGGTGTTGGAGGGACAGAACGGCCTGTTGCACTTTGCCCAGGCAGCTGCACTACTTAAGCGGGCGGGCATGGAGCACATGTTGCTGCCAGGGGGAATGGGAGTGGGCGAGGTGGGCACGGTCGACCTGGAAGGAGCATCAGTGGCCGACAGTGTGGGGGGTCTCACTGATTTCCCATACGGTGTGGGTGGCGGCTTCCCCTTTAACCCTGGGTTGTTCATCATGACACCGGCCGGAGTCTTTCTCGCCGACAGTGCGCTGCACATGGCCAGCTTGACGGAGTACCCAGTGCAAAGCGAGCTGGCTTCCGCCATTAACTCCGGGAAGAAGAAAAGGAAACGCTGCGGGATGTGCCCACCTTGCCGGCGCAGGATTAACTGCGAGCAGTGCAGCAGTTGCCGGAATCGCAAGACAGGTCACCAGATCTGCAAGTTCCGCAAGTGCGAGGAGCTCAAGAAGAAACCATCTGCTGCACTAGAG